One region of Halomonas huangheensis genomic DNA includes:
- a CDS encoding SulP family inorganic anion transporter, with protein sequence MTAFRTLPRDGLASVVVFLVALPLCMGIAIASGMPPAKGLITGIIGGLIVGFLSGSPLQVSGPAAGLAVLVFELVNTHGMAALGPVLLMAGLIQLLAGMLRLGSWFRVTAPAVVSGMLAGIGILIVLSQIHVMIDAKPLASGLDNLLAFPGALMQVFHFNDGGSAFAAGLIGIGTIACMWLWDRYRPKALRFLPGALIGVCLATLLSMWLALPITRVELPENLGTAIDWISPQALSTLADPQLLVAALAMAFIASAETLLSAAAVDRMHSGPRSQFNRELSAQGVGNILCGALGALPMTGVIVRSSANVQAGAVSRTSAILHGLWLLALVSLLPSVLQSIPIASLGGVLVYTGFKLVNPAALRNLRQFGRIPMLIYIATALCIVMTDLLTGVLTGFALTLLKLLWSASKLRIKVVHTEPGQAELHLRGAATFLGVPRLSQELAAIEPSTQVYICMDRLSYIDHACIELLEDWGRSARLHGGGLEIRRTALKQRVEGRRRRALAATG encoded by the coding sequence ATGACTGCTTTCCGCACATTGCCGCGCGATGGACTCGCCTCCGTGGTGGTCTTTCTTGTCGCTCTGCCCCTGTGCATGGGTATTGCCATCGCCTCCGGCATGCCACCAGCAAAAGGGCTGATCACCGGCATCATCGGTGGACTCATCGTCGGTTTCCTGTCCGGCTCGCCGCTGCAGGTCAGCGGTCCAGCCGCCGGCCTGGCGGTGCTGGTGTTCGAGCTGGTCAATACCCACGGTATGGCCGCGCTTGGTCCGGTACTGCTGATGGCTGGTCTGATTCAGTTGCTGGCCGGCATGCTGCGTCTCGGTAGCTGGTTTCGTGTCACGGCACCGGCAGTGGTATCCGGCATGCTGGCAGGTATCGGCATCCTGATCGTGCTATCGCAGATACATGTGATGATCGACGCCAAACCACTGGCCTCCGGCCTCGACAACCTGCTGGCGTTCCCTGGCGCGCTGATGCAGGTGTTCCACTTCAATGATGGCGGCAGTGCATTCGCTGCGGGCCTGATCGGCATCGGTACCATCGCCTGCATGTGGTTGTGGGATCGCTATCGTCCCAAAGCGTTGAGATTCCTTCCCGGGGCACTGATCGGCGTATGCCTCGCGACTCTACTCAGCATGTGGCTGGCATTGCCGATCACTCGCGTCGAGCTGCCGGAGAATCTGGGCACTGCCATCGACTGGATCAGCCCTCAGGCGCTCAGCACTCTCGCAGACCCGCAGTTGCTGGTGGCCGCACTGGCCATGGCCTTCATCGCCAGCGCCGAAACACTGCTGTCTGCCGCTGCCGTGGACCGCATGCACTCGGGCCCTCGTTCGCAGTTCAATCGTGAACTCTCCGCGCAAGGTGTCGGTAACATACTGTGTGGCGCGCTGGGTGCATTACCAATGACCGGCGTCATCGTGCGCAGCTCGGCCAATGTGCAGGCGGGAGCCGTCAGCCGTACGTCAGCCATTCTCCACGGCCTGTGGTTACTGGCGCTGGTGTCTCTGCTGCCGAGCGTGCTGCAGAGCATCCCGATCGCCAGCCTCGGTGGCGTGCTGGTCTACACCGGCTTCAAGCTGGTCAATCCGGCGGCGCTGCGTAATCTGAGGCAGTTCGGGCGTATCCCGATGCTGATCTATATCGCCACTGCGCTGTGTATCGTGATGACCGACCTGCTTACCGGGGTGCTGACCGGCTTTGCGCTGACGCTATTGAAGCTGCTGTGGAGTGCTTCGAAGCTGCGCATCAAGGTAGTGCACACCGAACCCGGTCAGGCCGAGTTGCATCTGCGCGGTGCCGCCACCTTCCTCGGTGTACCACGACTGTCGCAGGAACTCGCCGCGATCGAGCCCAGCACTCAGGTATACATCTGCATGGACCGACTCAGCTACATCGACCATGCCTGCATCGAGTTGCTGGAGGACTGGGGACGTTCGGCCCGCCTCCATGGCGGCGGGCTGGAAATCCGCCGCACAGCGCTGAAGCAACGCGTGGAGGGACGGCGGCGCAGAGCACTGGCAGCCACCGGTTGA